One Massilia sp. 9096 genomic window carries:
- a CDS encoding DNA-3-methyladenine glycosylase, whose amino-acid sequence MAFTESAFLAGIDFSAASHLVARQLIGVTVLVDGVGGRIVETEAYDGEDPASHSYSGPTERNFAMFGPPAHAYVYRSYGIHWCLNFVCRERGHGAGVLIRALEPVTGLELMRERRGTSDEWLLCSGPGKLCQALGVTRALNGAGLAEAPFELAPAPAGIEVVSGPRIGISKAVDVPWRFGLAGSRYVSKPFASRRAQRL is encoded by the coding sequence ATGGCTTTTACCGAATCCGCTTTCCTCGCCGGCATTGATTTTTCTGCAGCGTCGCACCTGGTCGCGCGCCAGCTGATCGGCGTGACCGTGCTGGTGGACGGGGTCGGCGGCCGGATCGTCGAGACCGAAGCTTACGATGGCGAAGATCCCGCCTCGCACAGCTATTCCGGGCCGACCGAGCGCAACTTCGCGATGTTCGGCCCGCCCGCGCACGCCTATGTCTACCGTTCCTACGGCATTCACTGGTGCCTGAATTTCGTGTGCCGCGAACGGGGCCATGGGGCAGGGGTGCTGATCCGTGCGCTCGAACCGGTGACGGGACTGGAGCTGATGCGCGAGCGGCGCGGCACCTCCGACGAGTGGCTGCTGTGCTCCGGGCCCGGCAAGCTGTGCCAGGCGCTCGGCGTCACGCGCGCGCTGAACGGCGCCGGGCTGGCCGAGGCGCCGTTCGAGCTGGCGCCGGCGCCGGCCGGCATCGAGGTGGTGAGCGGGCCGCGCATCGGCATTTCCAAGGCGGTCGACGTGCCCTGGCGCTTCGGGCTGGCCGGCTCGCGTTATGTGAGCAAGCCGTTCGCCTCGCGCCGGGCTCAGCGCTTGTAG
- the infA gene encoding translation initiation factor IF-1, protein MSKEELIEMNGVVAEVLPDSRFRVDCENGHKLIAYTSGKMRKNHIRILAGDQVSLELSPYDLSKGRITFRHIENRGSAPRTGYRGKR, encoded by the coding sequence ATGTCCAAAGAAGAACTGATCGAAATGAATGGCGTCGTCGCCGAAGTGCTGCCCGATTCGCGCTTTCGCGTCGATTGCGAGAACGGCCACAAGCTGATCGCCTACACCTCGGGCAAGATGCGCAAGAACCACATCCGCATCCTGGCCGGCGACCAGGTCAGCCTCGAGCTGTCGCCGTACGACTTGAGCAAGGGCCGCATCACGTTCCGCCACATCGAAAACCGCGGCAGCGCGCCGCGCACCGGCTATCGTGGCAAACGCTGA
- a CDS encoding efflux transporter outer membrane subunit: MSKTMIARGVAPLLAALLLSACAAPDFKQPAVATPTAFKELQTPPATATVDEVRSAPDGTTWQPARAAEAQPRGEWWRAFNDEALNSLVAQAAANNQNLVVAAARVKQARAVAGIAEADRIPQVGLNVGAQRERLSPVEAALAPGSPVAPLTAYQAKLSASYEVDLFGRVSSNVAAARGDAGAVEATYRSVLLSLQADVAQNYFRLRSLDAEIDTVTQTVRLREESVRITQHRFDEGDIGEFDLARAKTELSTARAEAIGLQRQRASSEHALAVLLGQAPASFSEPVKPLLESDALPVIPAGMPSSLLERRPDIAAAQRNMEATNARIGVARSAMFPALTLSAAGGGVGTSMAEVFKWTSRSWLLGAGLALPIIDGGRNRNNVVRSEAALDEAVGNYRESVLNAFAEVEDNLSGLRVLAGQGVELDQAVVSARRSADLAQKLYDAGRSSYLELLDAQRNLATVQRNAVQLRGERALTTVALIRALGGGWDAPQAAVAQAASIGANTQARN, translated from the coding sequence ATGAGCAAGACCATGATCGCAAGGGGCGTGGCTCCACTGTTGGCGGCCCTGCTGCTGAGTGCCTGCGCCGCGCCCGACTTCAAGCAGCCGGCGGTCGCGACCCCGACTGCCTTCAAGGAACTGCAGACGCCGCCGGCCACCGCCACGGTCGATGAGGTGCGCAGCGCACCGGACGGCACGACCTGGCAGCCGGCCCGCGCGGCCGAAGCCCAGCCGCGCGGCGAATGGTGGCGCGCCTTCAACGACGAGGCCTTGAACAGCCTGGTCGCCCAGGCCGCCGCCAACAACCAGAACCTGGTGGTGGCCGCGGCGCGCGTGAAGCAGGCGCGCGCCGTCGCCGGCATCGCCGAAGCCGACCGCATTCCGCAGGTCGGCCTGAACGTCGGCGCCCAGCGCGAACGCCTGTCGCCGGTGGAAGCCGCGCTGGCGCCGGGGTCGCCGGTGGCGCCGCTGACGGCCTACCAGGCCAAGCTGTCGGCCAGCTACGAGGTCGACCTGTTCGGCCGCGTGTCTTCCAACGTGGCCGCGGCGCGCGGCGATGCCGGCGCGGTCGAGGCGACCTACCGCTCGGTGCTGCTGTCGCTGCAGGCCGACGTGGCGCAGAACTACTTCCGCCTGCGCTCGCTGGACGCCGAGATCGACACCGTCACCCAGACCGTGCGCCTGCGCGAGGAAAGCGTGCGCATCACCCAGCACCGCTTCGACGAAGGCGACATCGGCGAATTCGACCTGGCGCGCGCCAAGACCGAACTGTCGACCGCACGCGCCGAGGCGATCGGCCTGCAGCGCCAGCGCGCCAGCAGCGAACATGCGCTGGCCGTGCTGCTGGGCCAGGCGCCGGCCAGCTTCAGCGAGCCGGTCAAGCCGCTGCTGGAGTCCGATGCGCTGCCGGTGATCCCGGCCGGCATGCCATCGAGCCTGCTCGAGCGCCGTCCCGACATCGCGGCGGCCCAGCGCAACATGGAAGCGACCAATGCCCGCATCGGCGTGGCGCGCTCGGCGATGTTCCCGGCGCTGACCCTGTCCGCCGCCGGCGGCGGGGTCGGCACCAGCATGGCCGAGGTGTTCAAGTGGACCAGCCGCTCCTGGCTGCTGGGCGCCGGCCTGGCGCTGCCGATCATCGACGGCGGCCGCAACCGCAACAACGTGGTGCGCAGCGAAGCCGCGCTCGACGAGGCGGTCGGCAACTACCGCGAGAGCGTGCTGAACGCCTTCGCCGAGGTCGAGGACAACCTGTCGGGCCTGCGCGTGCTGGCCGGGCAGGGCGTCGAGCTGGACCAGGCGGTGGTGTCGGCGCGCCGCTCGGCCGACCTGGCCCAGAAACTGTACGACGCCGGCCGCTCGAGCTATCTGGAACTGCTCGACGCCCAGCGCAACCTGGCGACGGTGCAGCGCAACGCGGTGCAGCTGCGCGGCGAGCGCGCCCTGACCACCGTGGCGCTGATCCGCGCGCTGGGCGGCGGCTGGGATGCGCCGCAGGCGGCGGTGGCGCAGGCCGCGTCCATCGGAGCGAACACGCAGGCGAGGAACTGA
- a CDS encoding HDOD domain-containing protein produces the protein MSTAIAPARPVAAEDPVDTLIKSIRIPPRPSLLADLQRELAASDPSPGAISRIIASDVGMSGALLKLANSATYSRGRNAKSIEQAIMFIGINQVAALMTGLLARQAIPANSAALASFWDISTRRAQAMVFLSRRLRIGEPDVAHTFGLFCDTGLPLLMERFADYADTYAAASLEAERAFTAIEEERHATSHAAIGCLLARNWGLSGDVSWAILQHHDYGVLDDAASAPAVRSMIALSLLAEQAICKYRGLESLEWNKGGARACAYLGLAEDETAELIDELIEAFHDE, from the coding sequence ATGAGTACAGCAATCGCCCCGGCACGTCCGGTCGCAGCCGAGGATCCGGTCGACACCCTGATCAAGTCGATCCGCATTCCGCCCCGCCCCAGCTTGCTGGCCGACCTGCAGCGCGAGCTGGCTGCATCCGATCCCAGTCCGGGCGCCATCAGCCGCATCATCGCCAGCGACGTCGGCATGTCGGGCGCCCTGCTCAAGCTGGCCAATTCGGCCACCTACAGCCGCGGACGCAATGCCAAGTCGATCGAACAGGCCATCATGTTCATCGGCATCAACCAGGTGGCGGCGCTGATGACCGGCCTGCTGGCGCGCCAGGCGATTCCCGCCAACAGCGCGGCCCTGGCCAGTTTCTGGGACATCTCGACCCGCCGCGCGCAGGCGATGGTGTTCCTGTCGCGCCGCCTGCGCATCGGCGAGCCCGACGTCGCGCATACCTTCGGCCTGTTCTGCGATACCGGCCTGCCGCTGCTGATGGAGCGCTTCGCCGACTACGCCGACACCTACGCCGCCGCTTCGCTGGAAGCCGAGCGCGCCTTCACCGCGATCGAGGAAGAGCGCCACGCCACCAGCCACGCCGCCATCGGCTGCCTGCTCGCGCGCAACTGGGGCCTGTCGGGCGACGTCAGCTGGGCGATCCTGCAGCACCACGACTACGGCGTGCTCGACGACGCCGCCAGCGCACCGGCGGTGCGCTCGATGATCGCGCTGTCGCTGCTGGCCGAGCAGGCCATCTGCAAGTACCGCGGCCTCGAATCGCTCGAATGGAACAAGGGCGGTGCGCGCGCCTGCGCCTACCTCGGCCTGGCCGAAGACGAGACCGCCGAGCTGATCGACGAGCTGATCGAAGCCTTCCACGACGAGTAA
- a CDS encoding DNA-deoxyinosine glycosylase — protein MPNSASTSASSPVASPLLIGLAPVIAADTRILILGSFPGAQSLAAQQYYAHPRNQFWKLVGALVEEDLYRLPYDERLPRLLAHGFGLWDVLAACEREGSLDSAIRKPAANDFDRLRHLCPQLETVGFNGQASGKFAPQFAEAGYRTVVLPSSSPAHMAMTFEQKLDVWRRLVEKTESD, from the coding sequence ATGCCGAATTCAGCTTCCACTTCCGCCTCATCGCCCGTCGCGTCGCCGCTGCTCATCGGCCTGGCGCCGGTCATCGCCGCGGATACGCGCATCCTCATCCTGGGCAGTTTTCCGGGCGCGCAGTCGCTGGCGGCGCAGCAGTACTACGCCCATCCGCGCAACCAGTTCTGGAAACTGGTCGGCGCGCTGGTCGAAGAAGACCTGTATCGCCTGCCGTACGACGAGCGCCTGCCGCGCCTGCTGGCGCACGGCTTCGGCCTGTGGGACGTGCTGGCCGCCTGCGAGCGCGAAGGCAGCCTCGATTCGGCGATCCGCAAGCCGGCCGCCAACGATTTCGACCGGCTGCGCCATCTGTGCCCGCAGCTCGAGACGGTCGGGTTCAACGGGCAGGCATCGGGCAAGTTCGCGCCGCAGTTTGCCGAGGCAGGGTATCGGACGGTGGTGCTTCCATCATCATCGCCGGCGCACATGGCGATGACGTTCGAGCAAAAGCTGGACGTGTGGCGGCGATTGGTAGAGAAAACTGAATCCGACTGA
- the infA gene encoding translation initiation factor IF-1 has protein sequence MKEELIEMNGKVTEVLPELRFRVDLDNGHQLVAYTSGKMKKNHIRIIAGDRVTLEMSPYDLNKGRITFRHIETRHAPSPQASRQRRR, from the coding sequence ATGAAAGAAGAACTGATCGAGATGAACGGCAAGGTCACCGAAGTGCTGCCGGAGTTGCGCTTCCGGGTCGACCTCGACAATGGCCACCAGCTGGTGGCTTATACCTCGGGCAAGATGAAAAAGAATCACATCCGCATCATCGCGGGTGACCGTGTGACGCTGGAGATGTCGCCGTACGACCTGAACAAGGGTCGCATCACCTTCCGCCACATCGAGACGCGCCACGCGCCGTCGCCGCAGGCTTCGCGCCAGCGCCGCCGCTGA